From the genome of Spirosomataceae bacterium TFI 002, one region includes:
- a CDS encoding Acetylornithine/succinyldiaminopimelate/putrescine aminotransferase, translated as MDLRQIFLRNVAQTSDEPLALELTKAEGVYLYDKNNRPYLDLISGIAVSNVGHRHPKVTAAIKEQVDKYLHQMVYGEYLQSPQILLAQGLAKTLEKYNSPQGQKLDNVYFTNSGTEAVEGALKLAKRFTGRPEIISCYQAYHGSTHGALSLGDEEFKRSYRPLLPDIRKIRRNEVADLEMISTKTAAVIIEPIGGENGVLAADLTYLRKLVNRCKEVGALVIFDEVQSGFGRTGAFWAFEHYGFAPDILLTAKGMGGGMPIGAFIASKEMMSVFKENPILGHITTFGGHPVSCAASLATLNVIQDEIKHSETLEKELLFKKLLQHPKIKEVRGKGLMLCAEMENFEFLKKTIDKTIANGVITDWFLYCDNAMRIAPPLTITNKEIEFACGVILAALED; from the coding sequence ATGGATTTAAGGCAGATTTTCTTACGTAACGTTGCTCAAACGAGTGACGAACCATTGGCACTTGAATTGACCAAAGCCGAAGGAGTCTATCTATACGACAAGAACAACAGACCTTACCTTGATTTAATTTCTGGTATTGCGGTAAGTAATGTTGGTCATCGCCATCCAAAAGTTACTGCAGCTATAAAAGAACAAGTGGATAAATACTTGCACCAAATGGTATATGGTGAGTACTTACAATCTCCACAAATCCTACTCGCTCAAGGACTTGCTAAAACCTTAGAAAAATACAATTCTCCACAGGGTCAAAAATTAGACAACGTCTACTTTACCAACTCAGGAACTGAGGCTGTTGAAGGAGCACTAAAACTTGCTAAAAGATTTACTGGAAGACCAGAAATAATCTCTTGCTATCAAGCATATCATGGCTCCACACATGGAGCATTAAGTCTAGGTGATGAGGAATTTAAACGTAGTTACCGACCACTTCTTCCCGATATCCGAAAAATACGTCGTAACGAAGTCGCTGACTTGGAAATGATTTCTACTAAAACCGCAGCCGTTATAATTGAGCCCATTGGTGGTGAAAACGGAGTTTTGGCTGCAGATCTTACCTATCTTAGAAAACTGGTCAACCGTTGCAAGGAAGTAGGGGCTTTGGTAATATTTGATGAAGTGCAAAGTGGCTTTGGCCGTACAGGTGCATTTTGGGCATTTGAACACTATGGTTTTGCCCCTGATATATTGCTAACAGCAAAAGGAATGGGTGGCGGTATGCCAATAGGTGCTTTTATCGCTTCCAAAGAAATGATGTCTGTCTTTAAAGAAAATCCAATTCTTGGGCACATAACTACTTTTGGTGGGCATCCTGTTAGCTGTGCAGCTTCCTTGGCGACATTGAATGTAATTCAAGACGAAATCAAGCATTCGGAGACTTTGGAGAAGGAACTACTGTTTAAAAAGCTTCTTCAGCACCCAAAAATTAAAGAAGTAAGAGGCAAAGGATTAATGCTTTGTGCCGAAATGGAGAATTTTGAGTTTTTGAAAAAGACAATTGACAAAACAATTGCAAATGGAGTCATCACTGACTGGTTCCTTTATTGCGACAATGCGATGAGAATTGCACCTCCTCTGACCATCACCAATAAAGAGATTGAATTTGCTTGTGGAGTGATATTGGCTGCATTAGAAGATTAA
- a CDS encoding glutamate carboxypeptidase, whose translation MKKQFTILFLLVAVFAQAQKISETELRIIQSVESNNKEAIEFLKTVVNINSGTLNLEGVKQTGKVFGEAFQAINFETSWKEMPIEMNRAGHLFAEKKGTKGKKLLLIGHLDTVFEPDSPFQVFTMINDSTAHAPGGNDMKGGDVIVLYALKALEQNGLLNDAQIIVAFTGDEESTGKPLEISRKDLISAAKRSDIALGFETSTGFNYATVARRGASSWELQVEGKRAHSAGVFGENTGAGAIYETSRILHEFYTQLSKEKYLTFNPGVILGGTVAEFDEKTGNGMANGKTNVVSQTAFVKGDLRFISEAQKKKARESMSAIVAKNLPKTSASITYTDSYPAMSPTAGNNALLAKLNKVSLDLGQGKVLAYDPGKRGAADVSFVASYVDCLDGLGTMGSGAHTPEETVNLNTIEALTKRTAIMIYRLINE comes from the coding sequence ATGAAGAAACAATTTACGATCCTATTTTTACTGGTCGCAGTTTTCGCTCAAGCTCAAAAAATAAGCGAGACAGAATTGCGAATCATTCAGTCTGTAGAAAGCAACAATAAAGAAGCAATTGAATTCCTGAAAACGGTTGTGAATATCAATAGCGGAACGCTTAACCTAGAGGGAGTAAAGCAAACAGGAAAGGTTTTTGGAGAAGCTTTTCAAGCCATCAATTTTGAAACTTCTTGGAAAGAAATGCCAATCGAAATGAATCGTGCTGGTCACCTTTTTGCAGAAAAAAAAGGAACAAAAGGCAAGAAATTACTTCTAATTGGTCACTTGGATACTGTTTTTGAACCGGATAGCCCGTTTCAAGTATTTACCATGATTAATGATAGCACGGCTCACGCACCTGGCGGAAATGATATGAAAGGTGGTGATGTAATCGTTCTATATGCTTTAAAAGCTTTGGAACAAAATGGATTGCTGAATGACGCTCAAATAATTGTCGCTTTTACAGGAGATGAAGAAAGTACTGGTAAGCCACTCGAGATCAGCAGAAAAGACCTAATATCAGCTGCAAAAAGAAGTGATATCGCACTAGGTTTTGAAACCTCCACAGGGTTCAACTATGCCACTGTAGCGAGAAGAGGAGCATCATCTTGGGAATTACAAGTAGAAGGTAAAAGAGCACATTCAGCCGGTGTGTTTGGTGAAAATACTGGAGCCGGAGCAATATATGAAACCTCAAGAATCTTACATGAATTCTACACCCAATTGAGCAAAGAGAAATATTTAACTTTTAACCCTGGCGTTATACTAGGAGGAACTGTTGCTGAATTTGATGAAAAAACAGGAAATGGAATGGCAAATGGCAAAACCAATGTTGTTTCTCAAACTGCATTTGTGAAAGGTGATTTACGATTTATATCCGAAGCTCAGAAAAAGAAAGCCAGAGAATCAATGTCTGCGATTGTGGCTAAGAATCTACCCAAAACCAGTGCAAGCATTACTTATACGGATAGTTACCCTGCTATGTCACCAACCGCCGGCAATAATGCATTATTGGCAAAACTGAATAAAGTAAGCCTAGACCTTGGTCAAGGAAAAGTACTTGCCTACGACCCGGGCAAAAGAGGTGCTGCTGATGTATCCTTTGTAGCAAGCTATGTAGATTGTTTGGATGGTCTTGGTACCATGGGCTCAGGAGCTCACACACCCGAAGAAACTGTGAATCTTAATACAATTGAGGCTTTAACAAAGCGGACTGCTATTATGATATACAGACTCATTAATGAGTAG
- a CDS encoding Carbohydrate family 9 binding domain-like gives MLSRILFLLFSFLFSVQVFAQKKNDHLNYFIKRAQSEVKVDGIINELAWDSPQIASDFGQVLPMDTSKANARTEFKMCYDDNNIYLLVINYNTKSGPYVMESMKRDFGFYDNDNDLMVFDTFDDQSNGYSFGSSVAGGQWDGLISLGTKLDLSWENKWQSETTYDDEKWVWEAAIPFKTIRYKEGIKKWGINFSRMDLKTSEKSAWATMPRQFPTISLAYTGNLIWAEEPPKPGSNISLIPFVTGGIQKNHQAGTKTEVMGDFGMDAKIGLTSSLNLDLTVNPDFSQVEVDEQQTNLDRFELFFPERRQFFLENGDLFNNFGFSGLRPFFSRRVGLNAPILYGARVSGKVSEDLRIGLLNTQTGINGKDELGSNYSVASFQKTVFARSNISGIFVNRQTVGRKDFDRVNNLEDYNRSIGLEYNLLSKDNQWQGKAYYLKTFSPLTSKGGDNNTYAVNLVRATRKVNFELQAEKVGEDVFGNEVGFVKRKDYLYINPELTLFFFPKSKKLVSHGPLISTGHYFNKNGEDRFESLTYASYNFNFLDRSELSVWTGLDYVRLNRAFDPTNLVGDTLATGTEHNWHSYGASYTSTSQNLLTYELGFRNGGYFADGTRFRGDFSVGYRVQPYASLVVNATYNNLKFGDAEVLPQSLKNTSHDIWLVGPRLNITFSNKLFLTNFLQYNNQTNNVNLNTRFQWRYSPASDLFIVYTDNYYADTFNVRNRAIVLKFTYWWNV, from the coding sequence ATGCTCTCAAGAATACTTTTTCTACTTTTCTCTTTTTTGTTTTCTGTTCAAGTTTTTGCCCAAAAGAAAAATGACCACCTCAATTATTTTATAAAAAGAGCACAGTCAGAGGTTAAAGTAGATGGTATCATAAATGAGCTAGCATGGGATTCTCCCCAAATTGCTTCAGATTTTGGTCAAGTTTTACCCATGGATACTAGTAAAGCAAATGCTAGGACTGAGTTCAAAATGTGTTACGATGACAACAATATTTACCTTTTGGTAATCAATTATAATACGAAATCAGGACCGTACGTAATGGAGTCCATGAAACGAGATTTTGGTTTCTATGATAATGATAATGACCTCATGGTTTTTGATACATTCGACGATCAATCCAATGGTTACTCTTTCGGTTCTTCTGTAGCTGGTGGGCAATGGGACGGACTTATTTCGCTCGGTACTAAGCTAGATCTAAGCTGGGAGAATAAGTGGCAGTCGGAAACCACTTATGACGACGAAAAGTGGGTATGGGAAGCTGCTATTCCTTTCAAAACCATTCGTTATAAAGAGGGAATTAAGAAATGGGGGATTAATTTTAGTAGGATGGATCTTAAAACCTCCGAAAAGTCTGCTTGGGCTACAATGCCTAGACAATTTCCCACCATTTCATTGGCATATACAGGAAACTTAATTTGGGCAGAAGAGCCTCCAAAACCGGGTTCTAATATCTCCCTTATTCCATTTGTGACTGGAGGAATTCAAAAGAATCATCAGGCTGGAACCAAAACAGAAGTGATGGGGGATTTTGGAATGGATGCCAAAATTGGACTTACTTCTAGCCTTAACTTAGACCTCACTGTAAACCCAGATTTCTCACAGGTGGAGGTAGATGAACAACAAACTAATTTAGATAGGTTTGAGCTATTCTTTCCTGAAAGGAGACAATTTTTCCTCGAAAATGGTGACTTGTTTAACAATTTTGGGTTCAGTGGCTTAAGGCCATTTTTCTCAAGAAGAGTAGGTTTAAATGCACCCATCCTTTATGGTGCAAGAGTAAGTGGCAAAGTAAGCGAAGACTTAAGAATAGGGCTTTTAAATACCCAAACAGGAATAAATGGAAAAGATGAATTAGGTTCCAACTATTCTGTCGCTTCGTTTCAAAAGACTGTTTTTGCTCGCTCTAATATTTCAGGCATTTTTGTCAATAGACAAACCGTAGGTCGCAAAGATTTTGATAGAGTAAATAACCTGGAAGATTACAATCGATCAATTGGGTTGGAATACAATTTACTTTCAAAAGACAATCAATGGCAAGGGAAAGCTTATTATCTCAAAACTTTTTCTCCACTAACCAGCAAGGGAGGAGATAATAATACTTACGCAGTCAATTTAGTGAGAGCAACTAGAAAAGTCAATTTTGAATTGCAGGCCGAAAAGGTAGGAGAGGATGTCTTTGGAAATGAAGTGGGTTTTGTAAAACGAAAGGACTATCTCTATATTAATCCAGAATTAACGCTATTTTTCTTTCCCAAATCTAAGAAATTAGTAAGTCACGGACCTTTAATTTCCACAGGGCATTATTTTAATAAGAATGGAGAAGATAGGTTTGAAAGTCTTACTTATGCTTCTTACAATTTTAATTTTTTAGATAGAAGTGAGCTTTCAGTTTGGACAGGGCTAGATTATGTTAGACTCAATAGAGCTTTTGATCCCACCAATCTGGTTGGAGATACTTTAGCTACTGGCACAGAGCATAATTGGCATTCTTATGGAGCAAGTTATACGTCTACAAGCCAGAACTTGTTGACCTATGAGCTCGGTTTTCGAAATGGTGGTTATTTTGCAGATGGAACACGTTTTAGAGGAGATTTTTCTGTAGGTTATCGAGTTCAGCCGTATGCATCACTAGTTGTAAATGCTACTTATAATAATTTAAAATTTGGAGATGCTGAGGTTCTGCCGCAATCCCTCAAGAACACTTCTCACGACATTTGGTTGGTAGGACCAAGGCTCAATATTACTTTCTCGAACAAGCTATTTTTGACAAATTTCTTACAGTATAACAATCAAACAAACAACGTAAATCTAAATACTCGTTTTCAATGGCGTTATAGCCCAGCGTCTGACTTATTCATTGTTTACACTGATAATTATTACGCCGATACATTCAATGTCCGTAACCGAGCTATTGTTCTCAAGTTTACGTATTGGTGGAATGTTTAG
- a CDS encoding Predicted oxidoreductase, with the protein MKYNTQIGLGTAAIGRPHYINIKQYESEPFNLAEFKKSGIKVLDAAFELGIKYYDTAPGYGVAEEIINNWKASKEIEIATKWGYTYTAAFDINAEKHEIKEHSLQKLEEQWQVSQHLLPQLSIYQIHSASFESEVLLNQAVLNKLWSLKSEHNLIIGLSTTGIDQVAVIEKALEIKYDGVELFDAFQVTYNMLDQSLSQLIGLDKRIIVKEALANGRVFRNKYFQHYNALYNSLEKIGQKYSVGIDAVALRFCMDSVKPHIVLSGAATKDQLRENLMANDFKLSGDEIEELKSFKQKPTAYWNERKKLNWN; encoded by the coding sequence ATGAAATACAATACTCAAATAGGACTTGGTACAGCGGCGATTGGTAGACCACATTATATAAATATTAAACAATATGAATCAGAACCATTTAACCTTGCTGAGTTCAAAAAAAGTGGAATAAAAGTTCTAGATGCAGCATTTGAACTTGGAATCAAATACTACGATACAGCCCCAGGATATGGAGTCGCAGAAGAAATTATAAATAACTGGAAAGCCTCAAAAGAGATAGAGATTGCTACAAAATGGGGATATACTTACACTGCAGCTTTTGATATAAATGCAGAAAAACACGAAATAAAAGAACACAGCTTGCAAAAGCTCGAAGAACAATGGCAAGTATCGCAACATCTTCTACCTCAGCTAAGTATTTACCAAATTCATTCTGCAAGTTTTGAATCAGAAGTTTTGTTAAATCAAGCTGTTTTAAACAAACTATGGAGTCTAAAGAGTGAACACAACTTGATCATTGGCTTAAGTACCACCGGAATTGATCAAGTTGCAGTTATTGAAAAAGCCCTCGAAATCAAATATGACGGAGTTGAACTATTTGATGCATTTCAGGTAACTTACAATATGCTTGATCAAAGTCTTTCACAACTTATTGGACTTGACAAACGTATCATAGTTAAAGAAGCATTGGCAAATGGTCGAGTCTTTCGAAATAAATACTTTCAGCATTACAATGCTTTGTATAATTCATTAGAAAAAATTGGCCAAAAGTACAGCGTTGGGATTGATGCAGTTGCTTTGCGTTTTTGCATGGACAGTGTTAAACCACATATTGTACTAAGCGGAGCAGCAACAAAAGACCAACTAAGAGAAAACCTAATGGCAAATGATTTTAAATTAAGTGGGGATGAAATTGAAGAGCTGAAAAGCTTTAAACAAAAGCCCACAGCATATTGGAACGAACGTAAAAAACTAAACTGGAATTAG
- a CDS encoding Uncharacterized conserved protein, DUF427 family, protein MKAIWNDQVIAESDVTIQIEGNHYFPEESIKKEFFEESNTKTHCHWKGEASYFSVNVDGKNNKDAAWYYPDPKSMAAGIKGHVAFWKGVKVEK, encoded by the coding sequence ATGAAAGCAATTTGGAATGATCAAGTTATAGCAGAAAGTGATGTCACTATACAAATAGAAGGAAACCATTATTTTCCTGAGGAAAGTATCAAAAAAGAGTTTTTTGAAGAAAGTAATACAAAAACACATTGTCATTGGAAAGGTGAAGCCTCTTATTTCTCAGTGAATGTTGATGGCAAGAATAACAAAGATGCAGCTTGGTATTATCCCGACCCCAAATCTATGGCCGCTGGAATAAAAGGACATGTGGCTTTCTGGAAAGGAGTAAAAGTAGAAAAGTAA
- a CDS encoding putative redox protein, whose amino-acid sequence MKNIRLKIPNSKGNELNANLELPANQKPHAFAIFGHCFTCSGSLNAVKNISRALTNHGFGVLRFDFTGLGLSGGKFSDSHFTANVDDIIDVHSYMASNYKAPSLLIGHSLGGAAVLVAASKIDAIKAVATVGAPSQVSHVKHLFSSQTEGIKANQKLTVNIGGRPFEVDKDFVDNFDKVDLPNIIHNLKKPIMILHSPTDEIVGIDNAKEIFQNAFHPKSFVSLDKADHLLMRDCDSRYVGNVIGAWAQRYFDEELEEKISTKGEQVVGHLDLVEDNFTTSIQTEKHSFIADEPLDVGGNDFGPSPYELLNGGLAACTVMTLKLYAERKKWDLQEVFVYISHSKKHKTDSAGGKEFLDHISKKLHFIGNLDDDQKNKLKEIASKCPVHRTLAGEVQFSTEIIEG is encoded by the coding sequence ATGAAAAACATAAGACTTAAAATTCCTAATTCGAAAGGAAACGAATTAAATGCAAATTTAGAACTCCCTGCAAATCAAAAACCGCATGCGTTTGCAATATTTGGACATTGCTTTACTTGTAGCGGGAGTTTGAATGCAGTTAAGAATATTAGTAGAGCACTTACAAATCATGGTTTTGGCGTGTTACGATTTGATTTCACGGGACTAGGTTTAAGTGGTGGAAAGTTTTCTGACAGTCATTTTACTGCCAATGTTGATGACATAATAGATGTTCATTCTTACATGGCTAGCAATTACAAAGCACCATCATTATTGATTGGTCATTCCCTTGGAGGAGCGGCAGTGTTAGTCGCAGCTTCAAAAATAGATGCTATTAAGGCAGTTGCTACTGTGGGTGCTCCATCCCAAGTTTCACATGTGAAGCATCTTTTTTCTTCGCAAACTGAAGGCATAAAAGCAAATCAAAAACTTACTGTAAATATTGGCGGGAGACCATTTGAGGTAGACAAAGATTTTGTAGATAATTTTGACAAGGTCGATTTACCCAACATCATTCATAATCTCAAAAAACCGATCATGATTCTTCATTCTCCCACAGATGAGATTGTAGGAATAGACAATGCAAAAGAAATCTTTCAAAATGCCTTCCACCCCAAAAGCTTTGTTTCTCTAGACAAAGCCGATCATTTGCTCATGAGGGATTGCGATAGCAGGTATGTGGGTAATGTAATAGGAGCATGGGCTCAACGTTATTTTGATGAGGAACTCGAAGAAAAAATATCAACGAAAGGCGAGCAAGTTGTGGGACACTTGGACTTGGTTGAAGATAATTTCACAACTTCGATCCAAACCGAGAAACATTCTTTCATAGCTGATGAGCCGCTGGATGTAGGTGGTAACGACTTTGGGCCTTCACCATATGAATTACTTAATGGAGGACTGGCTGCGTGTACCGTAATGACTTTAAAGTTATATGCCGAGCGTAAAAAGTGGGATTTGCAGGAAGTATTTGTATATATCAGCCATTCCAAAAAGCATAAAACGGATTCAGCCGGAGGAAAAGAATTCCTTGATCATATTTCTAAAAAGCTGCACTTTATTGGTAATCTTGACGATGACCAGAAAAACAAATTGAAAGAAATTGCATCTAAATGCCCTGTTCATAGAACCTTAGCTGGCGAAGTACAGTTCTCTACAGAAATTATAGAAGGTTGA
- a CDS encoding glycine betaine transporter has product MKFFENRILSISILLCVSFVLSGLIWGDEMQLLLASLAKSSLSNFGKFYLYLGFGAFVTILVLALSPFGKRTLGKEKPTYSRFSWIAMLYSTGMGTGLMLRAVQEPVYYFLNPPNQSVDLAKETYALKYTFFHWGLTPWAFYALFGLFIAYFLYIKEKNILSSSFLEGRFRKSWIIIIVDILTVISTLVGVIASLGLGSKQLIGGFNYISKSDFGLQSTIWAVVFIGICSTASAFLGVRNSIRRISNFNILLALCLLAFVIFNRDFSAIFSNFFQSSIDYITDFVPMSLNLGKHKVSHEFLTDWTYFYWAFWLAWAPFTGVFIARISKGRSIREFALGTLFIPSIATFLWFSAFGTSGIEIVNKMDIYDGSFDSIYSSLFIFLQSFPFASITVPLSLLLVFTFLITSMDSAILVLSYYTESEDKKSQRVLWGVIIVLVTISLILIGQDQLLVATSNLLVLIGLPFSILFTVMIANFLIKLFREK; this is encoded by the coding sequence TTGAAGTTTTTCGAGAACCGAATATTATCAATAAGCATTTTACTTTGTGTCTCATTCGTGCTTTCAGGCTTGATTTGGGGCGATGAGATGCAATTGCTTTTAGCATCTTTGGCGAAAAGCTCATTGAGCAATTTTGGAAAGTTCTATTTGTATTTAGGTTTTGGTGCTTTTGTCACAATTCTAGTTTTAGCCTTATCTCCCTTTGGCAAAAGAACATTAGGAAAGGAAAAGCCAACTTACTCTCGATTTTCGTGGATAGCGATGCTATACAGCACAGGAATGGGAACTGGCCTAATGCTAAGGGCCGTACAAGAACCAGTTTATTATTTTCTTAACCCTCCAAATCAATCCGTTGACCTTGCAAAAGAAACCTATGCACTGAAATATACTTTCTTTCATTGGGGACTAACACCGTGGGCTTTTTATGCCCTATTCGGATTGTTCATAGCGTACTTCCTTTATATCAAAGAGAAAAATATTTTAAGCTCTTCTTTTCTAGAGGGCAGATTTCGAAAAAGCTGGATTATAATCATTGTAGACATCCTTACCGTAATAAGTACCTTAGTAGGCGTAATTGCTTCTCTCGGACTGGGTAGCAAACAGCTCATTGGCGGTTTTAACTACATTTCTAAATCTGACTTTGGATTACAATCAACTATTTGGGCGGTGGTTTTCATTGGTATATGTTCTACTGCCTCAGCATTTCTTGGAGTGAGAAATAGCATTCGTAGAATCTCTAACTTTAATATTCTTTTAGCATTATGTCTATTGGCTTTTGTGATATTCAACAGAGACTTCTCAGCTATTTTTAGCAACTTTTTCCAAAGTTCCATCGACTACATTACCGATTTTGTTCCAATGAGTTTAAATCTTGGAAAACATAAAGTGAGCCATGAATTCTTGACAGATTGGACTTACTTCTATTGGGCATTTTGGCTGGCTTGGGCACCTTTTACTGGTGTTTTTATTGCCAGAATATCAAAAGGACGTAGCATAAGAGAATTTGCACTGGGTACACTTTTTATACCATCCATAGCCACTTTTTTATGGTTCTCGGCCTTTGGAACAAGTGGAATTGAAATAGTGAATAAAATGGACATTTATGACGGCAGTTTTGATAGTATTTATAGTAGTCTATTTATTTTTCTACAAAGCTTCCCATTTGCAAGCATTACTGTGCCATTGTCACTTTTACTCGTTTTTACGTTTTTAATCACTTCCATGGATTCGGCGATATTGGTATTGAGCTATTATACAGAGTCTGAAGATAAAAAGTCTCAAAGGGTCCTGTGGGGTGTAATCATTGTTCTAGTTACTATTAGTCTAATATTAATTGGACAAGATCAGCTGCTAGTGGCAACTTCTAACTTACTAGTTTTAATCGGATTACCTTTTAGTATTTTGTTCACAGTAATGATTGCCAATTTTTTAATCAAACTATTTAGGGAGAAATAA
- a CDS encoding ergothioneine biosynthesis protein EgtB: MEHSLKTRFLSTRKASEDICSSLAIEDYSVQPIADVSPPKWHLAHSTWFFEQFVLTVFDKTYSVFSEDFAFLFNSYYNNAGERVLRPNRGLMTRPTVEEVLSYRAYVSKSVVSLLEINNNPELLKIVEVGINHEQQHQELLAYDIKYILGNQPSFPEYKGNFHLKPETPSTDWVQIKEGVYTIGHIGEGYSFDNEHGAHKVYLQNTEISPNLVTNGEWLEFIEAGGYDDFNLWHAEGWDFIQKNEIKAPLYWFQKNGDWLYYDFSGLKPVDPTLPVMHISYYEAFAFAEWKGMRLPTEFEWEIAAPQLNYGQTWEWTGSAYLPYPSFTKEPGALGEYNGKFMVNLHVLRGASIATPQGHSRDTYRNFFHPSSRWLFAGLRLAR, translated from the coding sequence ATGGAACACAGCTTAAAAACCCGTTTTCTTTCCACAAGAAAAGCTTCTGAAGATATTTGTAGCTCATTGGCTATTGAAGACTATTCAGTTCAACCAATTGCAGATGTATCTCCACCAAAGTGGCATTTGGCCCACAGTACTTGGTTTTTTGAGCAATTCGTTCTTACAGTTTTTGATAAAACTTATTCTGTTTTTAGTGAAGACTTTGCTTTCCTTTTTAATAGCTATTACAATAATGCTGGCGAAAGAGTATTGAGGCCAAACAGAGGACTCATGACTCGCCCCACGGTTGAAGAGGTGCTGTCCTACAGAGCATATGTAAGCAAATCAGTTGTATCACTTTTGGAAATTAATAATAATCCAGAATTACTTAAAATAGTAGAAGTAGGGATAAACCACGAGCAACAGCATCAAGAATTACTAGCCTACGACATTAAATATATTTTAGGCAATCAGCCTTCTTTTCCAGAATACAAGGGGAACTTTCATCTAAAACCTGAAACTCCATCCACTGACTGGGTACAAATTAAAGAAGGCGTTTATACAATTGGTCACATTGGCGAAGGTTATTCTTTTGACAATGAACATGGAGCTCATAAAGTTTACTTACAAAACACAGAAATATCTCCAAATCTAGTAACCAATGGAGAATGGCTGGAATTTATTGAAGCCGGAGGATATGATGACTTCAACCTTTGGCATGCAGAGGGTTGGGATTTTATTCAAAAAAATGAAATCAAAGCTCCATTGTATTGGTTTCAAAAAAATGGCGACTGGCTCTATTACGATTTTAGCGGGTTGAAGCCTGTTGACCCTACATTACCTGTGATGCATATTAGCTACTATGAGGCCTTTGCTTTCGCAGAGTGGAAAGGAATGCGACTACCAACTGAGTTTGAATGGGAAATTGCCGCTCCTCAGTTGAACTATGGACAAACCTGGGAATGGACAGGATCTGCCTATCTTCCTTACCCTAGTTTCACAAAAGAGCCAGGTGCACTAGGCGAATACAACGGCAAGTTCATGGTGAATTTGCACGTGCTTAGAGGAGCTTCCATTGCCACACCTCAAGGCCACAGCAGAGACACTTATCGAAACTTCTTTCACCCAAGTAGTAGGTGGCTTTTTGCTGGTTTGCGACTAGCAAGATAA
- a CDS encoding dimethylhistidine N-methyltransferase, producing MNNSFLKDTLQSLSQNPKVLNSKYFYDAAGDHIFQEIMEMEEYYLPKCELEIIKEKTNEIASQLGEGTIDVIELGAGDGSKTVHMLSNLLEMGKKVHYIPLDISANVLKINCDLVQSKLPSLDIEAIAGDYFDTMKALKLRKNPKLVLFLGSNIGNFKDERAIEFIKLIKSHMNSNDKLLIGADLKKNPKTILAAYNDKEGITKRFNLNLLSRMNRELGANFDITKFDHYPFYDPSTGICSSYIVSLEKQRVDIFDRTILFEKNECIHTEVSQKYSLQDLEDISKAAGFGSFTPYLDHKEWYCLGLMA from the coding sequence ATGAATAACTCTTTTTTAAAAGATACATTACAGAGTCTTAGTCAAAATCCAAAAGTGCTGAATTCGAAGTACTTTTACGATGCTGCTGGTGACCACATTTTCCAAGAAATTATGGAAATGGAAGAATATTACCTTCCAAAGTGTGAACTTGAAATCATAAAAGAAAAAACAAACGAAATTGCTTCTCAATTGGGAGAAGGGACAATTGATGTGATAGAACTTGGGGCTGGAGATGGTTCCAAAACAGTTCATATGTTAAGTAACTTATTGGAAATGGGTAAAAAGGTCCATTACATTCCGCTTGATATCTCTGCCAATGTATTAAAAATCAATTGTGACCTCGTTCAATCAAAACTACCAAGTTTGGACATAGAAGCTATTGCAGGTGACTATTTCGACACCATGAAAGCCTTAAAGCTCAGGAAAAATCCCAAACTGGTTCTTTTCTTGGGTTCCAATATTGGAAATTTCAAAGATGAAAGGGCCATTGAATTTATCAAATTGATTAAGTCTCACATGAACTCCAATGACAAGCTTCTCATTGGTGCGGATCTCAAGAAAAACCCGAAAACGATTCTTGCAGCTTACAACGACAAAGAAGGCATAACGAAGCGATTTAATCTCAACCTTTTGTCCAGAATGAACCGTGAATTGGGAGCAAATTTCGATATTACCAAGTTTGATCATTATCCTTTCTACGACCCCAGTACAGGTATATGCTCAAGTTATATTGTCTCTTTAGAAAAACAACGTGTCGATATTTTTGATCGCACCATTCTATTCGAAAAGAATGAATGCATTCATACAGAGGTTTCTCAGAAGTACAGCTTACAAGACCTTGAAGATATAAGTAAAGCTGCTGGGTTTGGTAGTTTTACCCCTTACTTAGATCATAAAGAATGGTATTGCCTTGGATTAATGGCATAA